The following are encoded together in the Monodelphis domestica isolate mMonDom1 chromosome 5, mMonDom1.pri, whole genome shotgun sequence genome:
- the LOC130454710 gene encoding cyclic AMP-inducible protein BP74-like produces the protein MTEDLPSHRHSIRKDLPTHRNDITEDLRSHKNDITEDLPSHKHGIREDLPFHRNDITEDLPSHRHGIRKDLPSHRNDITEDLPSHKNDITEVLPSHRHGITEDLPSHRNIREGLPSHRHDITEDLPSHRHSIRNDLPTRKHGITEDLPFHRNDITEGLLSHRHGIRKDLPSHRNDITEDLPSHRNIRDLPSHRNDITEDLRSHKNDITEDLPSHKHGIREDLPFHRNDITEDLPSHRHGIRKDLPSHRNDITEDLPSHKNDITEDLPSHRHGITEDLPSHRNDVTEDLPSHKNDITEDLPSHRNDITEDLPSHRNDITEVLPSHRHGIPEDLPSHRNIREGLPSHIHDITEDLPSHRNDITEDLRSHKNDITEDLPSHKHGIREDLPFHRNDITEVLLSHRHGITEDLPSHRNIREDLPSHRHDITEDLPSHRHGIRKDLPSHRNDITEDLPSHKNDITEDLPSHKHGIREDLPFHRNDITEVLPSHRHGITEDLPSHRNIREGLPSHRHDITEDLPSHRHSIRNDLPTRKHGITEDLPFHRNDITEGLLSHRHGIRKDLPSHRNDITEDLPSHRNIRDLPSHRNDITEDLPSHKNDITEDLPFHRNDITEVLPSHRYGITEDLPSHRNGITEDLSSLHPEDHWVFPCAMQLKVSI, from the coding sequence ATGACAGAAGATCTGCCTTCTCACAGACATAGCATCAGAAAAGATCTGCCTACTCACAGAAATGACATCACAGAAGATTTGCGTTCTCACAAAAATGACATCACAGAAGATCTGCCTTCTCACAAACATGGCATCAGAGAAGATCTGCCTTTTCACAGAAATGACATCACAGAAGATCTACCTTCTCACAGACATGGCATCAGAAAAGATCTGCCTTCTCACAGAAATGACATCACAGAAGATTTGCCTTCTCACAAAAATGACATCACAGAAGTTCTGCCTTCTCACAGACATGGCATCACAGAAGATCTACCTTCTCACAGAAACATCAGAGAAGGTCTGCCTTCTCACAGACATGACATCACAGAAGATCTGCCTTCTCACAGACATAGCATCAGAAATGATCTGCCTACTCGCAAACATGGCATCACAGAAGATCTGCCTTTTCACAGAAATGACATCACAGAAGGTCTGCTTTCTCACAGACATGGCATCAGAAAAGATCTGCCTTCTCATAGAAATGACATCACAGAAGATCTGCCTTCTCACAGAAACATCAGAGATCTGCCTTCTCACAGAAATGACATCACAGAAGATTTGCGTTCTCACAAAAATGACATCACAGAAGATCTGCCTTCTCACAAACATGGCATCAGAGAAGATCTGCCTTTTCACAGAAATGACATCACAGAAGATCTACCTTCTCACAGACATGGCATCAGAAAAGATCTGCCTTCTCACAGAAATGACATCACAGAAGATTTGCCTTCTCACAAAAATGACATCACAGAAGATCTGCCTTCTCACAGACATGGCATCACAGAAGATCTGCCTTCTCACAGAAATGACGTCACAGAAGATTTGCCTTCTCACAAAAATGACATCACAGAAGATCTGCCTTCTCACAGAAATGACATTACAGAAGATCTGCCTTCTCACAGAAATGACATCACAGAAGTTCTGCCTTCTCACAGACATGGCATCCCAGAAGATCTGCCTTCTCACAGAAACATCAGAGAAGGTCTGCCTTCTCACATACATGACATCACAGAAGATCTGCCTTCTCACAGAAATGACATCACAGAAGATTTGCGTTCTCACAAAAATGACATCACAGAAGATCTGCCTTCTCACAAACATGGCATCAGAGAAGATCTGCCTTTTCACAGAAATGACATCACAGAAGTTCTGCTTTCTCACAGACATGGCATTACAGAAGATCTGCCTTCTCACAGAAACATCAGAGAAGATCTGCCTTCTCACAGACATGACATCACAGAAGATCTGCCTTCTCACAGACATGGCATCAGAAAAGATCTGCCTTCTCACAGAAATGACATCACAGAAGATTTGCCTTCTCACAAAAATGACATCACAGAAGATCTGCCTTCTCACAAACATGGCATCAGAGAAGATCTGCCTTTTCACAGAAATGACATCACAGAAGTTCTGCCTTCTCACAGACATGGCATCACAGAAGATCTACCTTCTCACAGAAACATCAGAGAAGGTCTGCCTTCTCACAGACATGACATCACAGAAGATCTGCCTTCTCACAGACATAGCATCAGAAATGATCTGCCTACTCGCAAACATGGCATCACAGAAGATCTGCCTTTTCACAGAAATGACATCACAGAAGGTCTGCTTTCTCACAGACATGGCATCAGAAAAGATCTGCCTTCTCATAGAAATGACATCACAGAAGATCTGCCTTCTCACAGAAACATCAGAGATCTGCCTTCTCACAGAAATGACATCACAGAAGATTTGCCTTCTCACAAAAATGACATCACAGAAGATCTGCCTTTTCACAGAAATGACATCACAGAAGTTCTGCCTTCTCACAGATATGGCATCACAGAAGATCTGCCTTCTCACAGAAATGGCATCACAGAAGATCTGTCCTCACTCCACCCTGAAGATCACTGGGTCTTTCCATGTGCTATGCAGCTCAAAGTGTCCATATAG